One Anolis carolinensis isolate JA03-04 chromosome 4, rAnoCar3.1.pri, whole genome shotgun sequence DNA window includes the following coding sequences:
- the rpl30 gene encoding large ribosomal subunit protein eL30, whose product MVAAKKTKKSLESINSRLQLVMKSGKYVLGYKQTLKMIRQGKAKLVILANNCPALRKSEIEYYAMLAKTGVHHYSGNNIELGTACGKYYRVCTLAIIDPGDSDIIRSMPEQTAEK is encoded by the exons ATGGTGGCCGCCAAGAAGACG aaaaagtCCCTGGAGTCCATAAACTCTAGACTTCAATTGGTTATGAAAAGTGGAAAATATGTACTTGGATACAAGCAGACTCTGAAAATGATCCGGCAGGGCAAAGCCAAGCTGGTCATCTTGGCCAACAATTGTCCTGCTTTGAG GAAATCAGAAATTGAGTACTATGCAATGTTGGCCAAGACTGGTGTACACCACTACAGTGGCAACAATATTGAATTGGGTACAGCATGTGGAAAATACTACAGAGTATGTACATTGGCCATCATTGATccag GTGATTCTGACATCATTCGAAGCATGCCAGAGCAAACTGCAGAAAAATAA